The DNA region CGGGGTTGGGGTATCTGGCAACAGGGACGTGGACAAACTTGACGCCGGACGACGGATGTTCTGTCTGGTAGCGAGCCAGCTCCTCAGCATCAGAGGAGGCGTGCAATACCGTGACATCCGCGAACCGCCGAACGGCCTGGAGAAGACCCCACCCTGCACCTGATTCAGAGCCCTCGGATGGGCTCAACGAATAACTGAACATCAAGACGCGCATATCCCAACGGACACTAGCGATGGCCGATCAGTGGACGAAACCATGCCGAGGCTACGAATCGCCCACCGTGGTCGGGGATCCGCCGTGGTACCATCTCACCTCCACGGGCGAGTGGCGGAATTGGTAGACGCGCAGGATTCAGGTTCCTGTGAGGTAACACTCGTGGGGGTTCAAGTCCCCCTTCGCCCACACGCGTGTGCGATGTTAGTTCAGCTTTGCTGAACGGTCGCTTCGACTTTCGCCTCCCCGGTCGGCGCCGGTACTCTCCTTGCTATCGCTATTTCGTGGCGAGACTGAGCGGCAAGTGGAGAAAGACGTGCAGTATCAACTTCGCGATTACACGATCATGGACGGGATCATGTCCCAATTCGTGGCCGAATGGAAATCTCAAGTCGTCCCCTTGCGAGCGCAAGCCGGCTTCGAGATCGTTAGTGCGTGGTCGAGTTCGGAGACGGGTCGCTTTGTGTGGATCATCGGCTTCGAAGGAGACTTTGAGGAGGCAGACCGGTTGTATTACGAGTCGCCTGGGCGGATCGCTCTATCCCCAGACCCTGCCCGGTTCATCGAGACGACCCGTTCCGAATTCGTGTCGGCGGCACTGTAGAACGAGCACCAACCGGGCAAATCTACCCACAAAGTCGGCGTGTGTCCGACGGTTGAGCGCGCCGTGTGCAGGGGGTGCGTAATGATCTGGACAAGTCTTCGGTCGCAGATCGTTACGGGTGCCGAGGTGTACTTTGGTGCTGACGGGATGGTCGATTTTCCCGGTTTCACTAACGGGGTAATCGGGTTCACCTTCCTGTTTGTCGACTTTTTCGACACGGCGGGCACGCTGATCATCATCGGAGCGATGATGATCAGCGGTGCTGCCAAGATCGATTGGTCGGACTATCGGCTGTCAATCCCTGCTTTTCTTGCAATCGTTGGCATGCCATTCACGTTCTCAATTACCGATGGCATCAGCCTGGGCATCGTGGCACACACGGTGATTACAGCGACGTCAGGTAAACCAAAGGACGTGCACCCGGTGATGTACGTGCTCTCGGTCTTGCTCGTGTGGAGGTTCTTCGTTCTCGGATAGCTCCATCGCGCTCTTGGAGAGGGTGGACAGTTGTCCATCCTCTCCAGCGCGCCGCCTTCGTTTACGCGATGTAGCTGTTGAGTTCGGCGATTAACACGGCCTTCTCGGCTTGATCGAGGAAGGTTGCCTCGATGGAGTTTCTGGCCAGGAGCGCGAGGTCATCTCGGTCGAGGTCCAAGGCTTTTGCTATTGCAAGGTAGTTGTCGAGCACATATCCCCCGAAGTAGGACGGGTCGTCAGAGTTGACTGTCACTTTGACACCCTTATCGAGCAGGTCCTTGAGGTTGTGATCACGAAGGTCGGGGAACACCTGGAGTTTCTGATTCGACAGCGGGCACATCGTGAGTGGAATCGCTTCTCGTACGAGTCGATCAATGAGGCCGGGGTCTTCCG from Acidobacteriota bacterium includes:
- a CDS encoding NIPSNAP family protein; the encoded protein is MQYQLRDYTIMDGIMSQFVAEWKSQVVPLRAQAGFEIVSAWSSSETGRFVWIIGFEGDFEEADRLYYESPGRIALSPDPARFIETTRSEFVSAAL